DNA sequence from the Chloroflexota bacterium genome:
CATAGCCGCCATGTGGCGATTGTGACATTCATGGAAGCGCTTACAAGCCATTTGGTTGATTGTCACACCACGTTGAAATATCGTCACACCATGGCTTGGAGCCCCCGGCGGCTTCATTGGTGCGCAAGTGTTACCGTTTCCGCAATATCCGTAGGTGCGCTCTACTTGACAAATGGCCAAGTGTGCCCATAGACTCCTTCAATGTGTTACCGGTGAAGGCCGATGCGGTTTAATGTTGCACAAATGCTACAGGAGCCGATAGGCTCTACACGGTGGCACAGAGTCCAGGAGGCAAGAGCCTTCTGGGAAGGTCTGCAAGCACGGCATCTGGAGGGCTGGGTCAAGTTCACGCGGACCGACATGGGCATATGGGTGCTGGGACGTCTCACGGCAGAAGTTTCAGCCGAGTGCAGCCGGTGCCTCACCCATGTTGAAGAGCCCCTGGATACGGAGATAAGCGAGCAGTTTTACCCATCCGTGGATATTTTGAACGGAACAGCCATACCAGTTCCCTTGTTGGAAGATGGGGCGTTCCGGATAAACGCAACGAATGAACTAGACGTCAGAGAGGCGCTTCGGCAGAACCTCATAACCAGCTTGCCAATGAAGCCACTCTGCACACCCGAATGCGCGGGCATCTGCCCCGATTGTGGTGTAAATCGCAACGAGAGCAAATGTCACTGCGGGGAAGACGAGAGGGATCCCCGCTGGGCGCGATTAATCGAGTTGCTCCCCTCCACGGACACTGGAGTAGAGAGAGGGCAATAGTGGGCGCACAGCCTAAGAAACAGCTTTCAAAGTCCAAGCAACGGTCGAGAGCGTCACATTTCAAGGCCGCGACGCATGGGCTTTCGTATTGCTCTCACTGTCACAGCCCCAAACTGCCGCACCGCGTATGCCCGAGTTGCGGGTACTACCGTGACCGAGAGGTCATCTCCGTCTCCGGCCTTGAGCGTGGCTAGCCCCTTCCAAGATTGTCACATTTTGTCTCGGACGGAAGTAGGGCAACAGGCCGCATGGCTTTGTTGAGGGAAAGGAGACTCTAGATGAGTGACGTCTCAAACCCCAAAGTAGCCTATGTTTTCCCCGGCCAGGGGACGCAGCACGTCGGCATGGGCC
Encoded proteins:
- the rpmF gene encoding 50S ribosomal protein L32; protein product: MGAQPKKQLSKSKQRSRASHFKAATHGLSYCSHCHSPKLPHRVCPSCGYYRDREVISVSGLERG